Within the candidate division KSB1 bacterium genome, the region TTCACCGGGGTGAGCACCGATCGTGGGGCACCTGGAGGGGTGAGCATAAAGCGGGCCGCCTCCACCGAGTGGCACATCATATCGTTGAGTACGCCGCCTCCCTGCAGTGTGCCCTCCCAGAACCAGGGCATATGCGGACCGCTGTGCTCCTCCGCAGCCCGGGCAAGGTAGGGGCGCCCGGCTATCGCCGCCCCGCGCGTCCAGATGATCTGCTTGCCCCTGACCACTGCCGGAGAAAAAACCTGATTCTCTAGGTAACCGTCCAGCAACCCCGCCTTTCTGGCCAAGTCGCGCATCTTGCGCGCCTCGGCAACCGTGCGGCCCAAAGGCTTTTCGCACGCCACACCGATGAGCTCCCCTTTGCCGGTCTCGATGGCGTGCGCGATTTCTTCCATCACCTCCAGCCGTGCGTAGTTAGGAATGCAGATCCAAATGGCGTGAATGCCAGGGTCAGCTACCATCTCGGTGATGCTCTTGTACGGTTTTGCCTCCCCGACACGCAGCTTCCTGGCTAACGTGGCCGCCGCCTGCGCCGTCTTGCGGTTTTTGTCCACAATGCCCACGATGTCGGCATCGCGCACCCCCACCCATGACCTGATGTGGAAACTCCCCACAAATCCGCCCCCAACGATTCCGACCCCAAGCCGCGTTGCTTCCATACGCTCACCTCACTTTCTGCTACACCTTCATGCGCTCGCTGGGGCTTTGCCTCTTTCCCGCTCTTCGCGGAAGAAGAGCACAAAAGCCAGCGCGCAGAGGATGGTCAGCGCACAGGGGACGATGAACACCATCCGCCAGTTGGTCACTCCTTCCACCGTGAATGTGTCCTTGATCCAGCCAGCAAACAGGCTCCCCAAGAAGCGCCCAAGACCCAGGGCAATGATGGCAATCAAGCTCTGCGCTGAGGCGCGGATGTCCTTGGGCGCTACTTTGTCCACGTAGATGAACGCAGCCGTGAAAAAGAACACGTAGCAGAACCCGTGGAGCGCCAAGGAGGCGATCACCAGCCAGGCCGGTTTTCCGATGGCGAAGATGATGTACCGCACCGGCCAGGCAAGCGCGCCAATAGCTAAGGTGTTCCGCATGCCGTATTTCTCCAAGAAGACCGCGAGGAGAAAGGCCATGACGAATATCTCTGCCACTTGGGCAATGGTCATCACCGCGGAAATGGACTTGGCCGGCAGACCAATCACCGGCGACTGCAAGAAGGGCGCAGTGAGGATGTAGTAGAACTCTAACTCGGTGGCGACCACGAAGGTGATGGTGACAAAGACCAAGAAGTTCTTCTCCCGCAGCATCTTGAGCGCCTCCAGGAAGGCGAAGGGGTTGACGCCCTCCTTTTTCGGCGGCGTGTGTGGAAGGCTAAAGGCCTGCAGCCCCATAATCAGGGAAAAGATCCCGGCCAAGAAAAGGGTGTCGCCGCGCAGCATCACGCTCTGCCCGGCGTAGCGCCAGGCGGCCAGCAGCCACCCGGCGGCGATCCAGCCGATGGTCCCCCACACGCGAATGCCGCCGAACTCCTTCTCGGAGCTCTTCAGGTTGATCATGGCGATGGAGTTGGTAATGGCCAACGTCGGCGCATAGAGCAAGCAGTAGAAGAACATCAGCGGCAGCAGGGTGCCGTAGGAGGTGATGCGCGACATGACGATCAGGACCACGCCGCCCGCCAATTGCAGGAGGGCGATCACCTTTTCGGAGGCAAGCCAGCGGTCGGCAACCTGCCCGCCCAGAAACGGCGCCACGATTGTTGCCAGGGGCAACACTGCATAGATCCACCCCACCTGCACGCCGGTGAACCCCAAGGTGTTCAACAGGTACTCGGAAAGCACCGGCGCCCACGCCCCCCAGATGGCGTACTGCAGAAACATCATGATGCCGAGTCTCGTCTTTGTCGACATGGAACCCTCCGCTCTGCTCAGTCAGAGTGCCGTGGTCAGCCTATCAGACAATTCTCCGCTTGACCGGATCCCAGTAGACCTTGCGCCCCTCCAAGTACGATTTGGTCGCCATGTGGCAGGTGATGGCCTCCTCAAAGCCGCGTTCGATGTTGCAGCTTGGCTGTCCACCGTTGCGGATGCAGTCCAGCCACTCCTTGATGTGCAAGTGAGTCACATCCACCCGCTTGCCCTCGCGGTAGGTGTAGAGCAGCCCGCGGGAGGCAAAGTACTGCTCGCTGGCCGAGGTGACCGCGTCGAGCCCCTTGGCGCCCGGGTGATAGGTGAAGAGCGGCAGTGACGGGTCGATGATGCCCTGTTCCAGCTTTTTCTTGAAGCGCGTGGACTCCCAGTCCACGGTGACGGTGAGCACGCCGCCCACTTCCATGGCCGCATCGTGCCCCATAAAGACCTTGCCCCGGTTGCGATTGCTGGCCAATGTGGCGCTGTAGATGAGCGTCAGGTTGCGCTCCGGGTACTCAAACACAACGTGGAACACGTCGGGCACATCCCGGCCATCCTTGTAGAAGTAGATACCGCCTGAGGCTACGGCCGAGTGGGGGATGCCCAGGTCCAGGATCTGGTTCACCGCGTCGTACTCATGCGAGAGCAAATCGCCGGATAGCCCCGTGCCATAGTCGAACCAGCAGCGCCAGCGGAAAAACCGCTCCAGGCTGAACGGCACCTTGTGCGGCGCCGGCCCCTGGAACTGCTCCCAGTCGATGGTTTGCGGGCTCCCGTCCTTGTGGATTTCATAGACCCATGCCCCTCCAGGCGAATTGCGGTTGGTGGTGGTCTCCACCAGGGTGATAGGTCCCAGCAGGCCCTTTTGCACGATTTCTCGCGCCTTGGCGTGCGTCTCCTGCTGCCGGTTTTGGTGGCCGAGCTGGAAGACGACGCCGCTGCGCGTGATTGCCTGGTGGAGGCGGTACACCTCCTCTTCGGTGCGGGTCATGCACTTTTCCAGGTAGACGTGCTTGCCCGCCTCTGCGGCGTCGATGGCCATCTGCGCGTGCCAATGGTCAGGCGTGGCGATGATGACAGCATCTACGTCCTTGCTGGCCAGGAGCTCCTGGTAGTGGCGGTAGCGCTTGGCGGCGGTCAGGGGTGGGCCGCCGGGTCTGACCTCGTTTTTGGAGGCTGCCAGGCCCCGCTCGGCGCGCACGTCAAACACATCGCACACCGCGGTGAGGGCCACATTGAGGTCCTCCTGCTTGAGCCAGTCCTCCAGCCATTTGTCCAGCTTATTCTGCTGCGCGTCCTTGCGCTTACTCTCCACCCAGTCCGGGTGGGCAAAGCCGGCGGCACGAATCAGGTCTTCGCCGCGCCCGCCAAAGCCGATGATGCCCAAGCGGATAAGCTCGCCGGCCTTCTTGCCGGTGGTCTTCGGCAGCACTGCGGGCGCTTCGCCCAGGCCTAGTTCGGAGAGAATCTCCTTGCGCCGAAGCTCATCTAAGGAGCGCTTTTTCAGGAGCCCATAGGCGAACAGGCCCAGCACCGGCACCGAGGCCAGCCCCTTGAGCACCTCGCGCCTGCCGATGCCCTTGCGCCCCTTCTCCGTAGTCTTACCTCTACGTGCACTGTCTTCAGCCATGGAACGATCTCCTCTCGTCATGCATGTTGCGGGTCAAATGACCGCGGCGGGCCGAACAGCAACCGGTCCAGCCCAATGATCCTGCCCGTGGGGAAGAGCGCTAACAGCACCAGCGCGCAGAACTCGATGAGGTTTTTGTTCACGATGAGGTAGCTCCCCTCACTTGGCGCGCTGTACTTGAAGCCCACCATCGGCGGGTTGCACAGGTAGTACAGGAGCAGAAGTACGGCGCCAGCAATGGCTGCCGGCCTCGTCAGACACCCTAAGATTAACCCCAAGCCGATGGCGATTAAGCCATAGATGTTCAGCCAATCCACGATGCGCAGCGCCGTGGGATTGGCCACGATGGAGGTGAAAAAACCGGCAAGGAAGCCCTTTGCTTCCAGAAGGTAGCCTGAGGAGGACCAGTACGGGTTCAGCAGCTTGGCCACCCCTTCGTACAGAAAGTGCCAGCCGATGAGGATACGCAGGGCGACTAGTACACCCAGCTGCCAGCCAGAGCAGGTCATCCTCTCGCGTTGTGATGTGTGCTGTGCCATGAGTTCCTCGCAGCTATGTGAAAGGTGTGAATCTGTGCGCCATCGCGGGCCAAGGGGGTGGGTGGCAAGACGGGCGAGGTGGGGCCTGTGCGCATCTGTGGCTCATACGGGCGGCGCGCCCGTGCGCAATGGTCTTGAGCCAGCGTGCGGTATCATGACAGTGCTTTGCCTGTGCCACGTCCTCCCTCCAGAGGTCGCACTCCAAAAGCCACTGGAGCGGCAGACCATGCGCCGCCCGTGCACGCAAGATAAGGAATTTCGCGGTGGAAGTCAAGGGAAAAGATGGAAACGGCAACGAAGCGGTGGTGAAAGACTTCTGTGCCGGTACGATTATGTCCTGACGTGCTCCGCCTCCTCCTGTACCACCCGCCAGGCCAGCTCCACGTCCTCCCAGGTGGTGCGCAGGTTGCCGATGGCAAGGCGCAGGGCATACACGCCTCGGAGCACAGTGTGGGAGAGCATGGTCGTGCCGGTGCGGTTGACCGCGTCGAGCAGGCGCTCGTTGAGCTGATTCACCAGCTCCTCGGGCAGCCCCTGTGGCCGGTA harbors:
- a CDS encoding DoxX family protein, giving the protein MAQHTSQRERMTCSGWQLGVLVALRILIGWHFLYEGVAKLLNPYWSSSGYLLEAKGFLAGFFTSIVANPTALRIVDWLNIYGLIAIGLGLILGCLTRPAAIAGAVLLLLYYLCNPPMVGFKYSAPSEGSYLIVNKNLIEFCALVLLALFPTGRIIGLDRLLFGPPRSFDPQHA
- a CDS encoding Gfo/Idh/MocA family oxidoreductase; this translates as MEATRLGVGIVGGGFVGSFHIRSWVGVRDADIVGIVDKNRKTAQAAATLARKLRVGEAKPYKSITEMVADPGIHAIWICIPNYARLEVMEEIAHAIETGKGELIGVACEKPLGRTVAEARKMRDLARKAGLLDGYLENQVFSPAVVRGKQIIWTRGAAIAGRPYLARAAEEHSGPHMPWFWEGTLQGGGVLNDMMCHSVEAARFMLTPPGAPRSVLTPV
- a CDS encoding MFS transporter, coding for MSTKTRLGIMMFLQYAIWGAWAPVLSEYLLNTLGFTGVQVGWIYAVLPLATIVAPFLGGQVADRWLASEKVIALLQLAGGVVLIVMSRITSYGTLLPLMFFYCLLYAPTLAITNSIAMINLKSSEKEFGGIRVWGTIGWIAAGWLLAAWRYAGQSVMLRGDTLFLAGIFSLIMGLQAFSLPHTPPKKEGVNPFAFLEALKMLREKNFLVFVTITFVVATELEFYYILTAPFLQSPVIGLPAKSISAVMTIAQVAEIFVMAFLLAVFLEKYGMRNTLAIGALAWPVRYIIFAIGKPAWLVIASLALHGFCYVFFFTAAFIYVDKVAPKDIRASAQSLIAIIALGLGRFLGSLFAGWIKDTFTVEGVTNWRMVFIVPCALTILCALAFVLFFREERERGKAPASA
- a CDS encoding Gfo/Idh/MocA family oxidoreductase, encoding MAEDSARRGKTTEKGRKGIGRREVLKGLASVPVLGLFAYGLLKKRSLDELRRKEILSELGLGEAPAVLPKTTGKKAGELIRLGIIGFGGRGEDLIRAAGFAHPDWVESKRKDAQQNKLDKWLEDWLKQEDLNVALTAVCDVFDVRAERGLAASKNEVRPGGPPLTAAKRYRHYQELLASKDVDAVIIATPDHWHAQMAIDAAEAGKHVYLEKCMTRTEEEVYRLHQAITRSGVVFQLGHQNRQQETHAKAREIVQKGLLGPITLVETTTNRNSPGGAWVYEIHKDGSPQTIDWEQFQGPAPHKVPFSLERFFRWRCWFDYGTGLSGDLLSHEYDAVNQILDLGIPHSAVASGGIYFYKDGRDVPDVFHVVFEYPERNLTLIYSATLASNRNRGKVFMGHDAAMEVGGVLTVTVDWESTRFKKKLEQGIIDPSLPLFTYHPGAKGLDAVTSASEQYFASRGLLYTYREGKRVDVTHLHIKEWLDCIRNGGQPSCNIERGFEEAITCHMATKSYLEGRKVYWDPVKRRIV